Proteins encoded within one genomic window of Sulfurovum zhangzhouensis:
- a CDS encoding thioredoxin family protein yields MRKIISVWAITLLFTSSLFGVELIWEKDTATAFAKAKAEKKNVMLMVEATHCRWCKKMKEETLADKEVRKRLQNYILVMILRSDEKAMKILPESYYPAPTTFFMTPEGEIIEKAIGYFEADDFITYINDVEAD; encoded by the coding sequence ATGAGAAAAATTATATCAGTGTGGGCTATTACGTTGCTTTTTACAAGCTCACTCTTCGGTGTAGAACTGATTTGGGAAAAGGATACTGCTACAGCTTTCGCTAAAGCCAAAGCAGAAAAGAAAAACGTGATGTTAATGGTTGAGGCTACTCATTGTAGATGGTGCAAGAAGATGAAAGAGGAAACTTTGGCTGACAAAGAGGTAAGAAAACGTCTTCAAAACTACATACTGGTAATGATCTTGAGAAGTGATGAAAAAGCAATGAAGATACTGCCTGAGTCATATTACCCGGCACCGACGACTTTTTTCATGACACCGGAAGGTGAGATCATTGAAAAAGCGATCGGTTATTTTGAGGCGGATGACTTTATTACTTATATTAATGATGTTGAGGCTGACTGA
- the dapE gene encoding succinyl-diaminopimelate desuccinylase: protein MNVVDLLMKLLSFESITPDDAGSLKFIEEYLPGYEATYVNIEGVKNLFLTKKFGNGSHLCFAGHVDVVPPGDGWETNPFVPVIKDDKIYARGTQDMKSGVAAFVQVLKEADEFEGRLSLLLTSDEEGDAKYGTVVMLEHLKEVGMLPDYCIVAEPTCEERFGDAIKIGRRGSINGYLTIKGKQGHAAYPEKAINPVHQIAPILDKIAGVNLDSGDDNFAPSKMVITDIRGGMEVTNVTPGSLKIMFNVRNSTKTSQEDIKLHIDKLFKDLNYTLELTQGSYPFVTKRDSKIVEKLTESIKDITGLQTKFSTAGGTSDARYMGAYGIDVVEFGVKNDTIHAPNERTTIGEVEGLYQVFKDLVKNFN from the coding sequence ATGAATGTTGTTGATCTCTTGATGAAATTATTGAGTTTTGAATCCATCACCCCAGATGATGCCGGTTCTCTTAAGTTTATTGAGGAATACCTTCCCGGATATGAGGCTACTTATGTGAATATAGAAGGGGTTAAAAATCTTTTTTTGACCAAAAAATTCGGAAATGGATCCCATCTTTGTTTTGCAGGGCATGTCGATGTCGTACCTCCGGGTGACGGATGGGAGACCAATCCGTTTGTCCCTGTGATTAAAGATGATAAGATTTATGCCCGCGGTACACAGGATATGAAATCCGGTGTAGCGGCTTTTGTACAGGTACTTAAAGAGGCGGATGAATTTGAGGGACGTTTATCTCTCTTATTAACCTCGGATGAAGAAGGAGATGCAAAGTATGGGACTGTGGTCATGCTTGAGCATTTAAAAGAAGTTGGTATGCTGCCTGATTACTGTATCGTGGCTGAGCCGACCTGTGAAGAGAGATTTGGAGATGCGATCAAGATAGGACGTAGAGGATCGATCAACGGCTATCTTACTATTAAAGGGAAACAGGGACATGCTGCGTATCCTGAAAAAGCGATCAACCCTGTGCATCAGATCGCTCCGATCCTAGATAAGATCGCAGGGGTCAATCTTGATAGTGGTGATGATAATTTTGCACCAAGCAAAATGGTGATTACCGATATCCGAGGCGGTATGGAAGTAACGAACGTTACTCCGGGTTCACTTAAAATCATGTTCAATGTACGTAATTCCACAAAAACCTCACAAGAGGATATTAAACTACACATTGACAAACTCTTTAAAGATTTAAATTATACTTTGGAATTGACGCAGGGCTCCTATCCGTTTGTAACAAAGAGAGACTCTAAGATCGTAGAGAAGCTTACTGAGAGTATTAAAGATATAACAGGGCTTCAAACCAAGTTCTCTACAGCAGGTGGAACAAGTGATGCACGTTACATGGGTGCATACGGAATAGATGTGGTAGAGTTCGGAGTGAAGAATGATACAATTCATGCTCCGAATGAAAGAACCACTATCGGTGAAGTAGAAGGTCTTTATCAGGTATTTAAAGATTTGGTCAAAAATTTTAATTAA
- a CDS encoding sensor histidine kinase, whose product MARLVTLSLTVFVIFSVILATFIDDTMTLSLVIFILWLALTIFVYAIYRGASKMQRELGKINKYLKMLDTVDTIDLDRIFFTREFEQINQNLTKVLEKSKKREEIKQRYNAKLKLKNKQRGDMISAIAHEFRNPIASIIGYAQTLQEDKDIPPALHDKFLGKICNNGDKIEALLSRLVLWNKFESGEAKLHQSTFDLMSLTQEVKSALVDDKYKSRKIIIQGEPRQLEADRTLIEIVIKNLIENALKYSKDDVLVSITDDRFSVSDKGVGISEDDIEKVTKKFYRSGTHNWDNSMGLGLSIVKKILLLHNTELEIQSTLDKGSTFSFKI is encoded by the coding sequence ATGGCAAGGTTAGTGACATTGTCACTGACCGTTTTTGTCATATTTTCAGTAATTTTGGCGACTTTTATTGATGATACAATGACCTTGTCTTTAGTTATATTTATTCTCTGGCTTGCACTAACGATTTTTGTTTATGCAATCTATAGGGGTGCTTCGAAGATGCAGCGGGAGCTTGGAAAAATAAACAAATATCTTAAAATGCTGGATACGGTTGATACGATTGATCTAGATAGAATTTTTTTTACCCGAGAGTTTGAACAGATCAATCAAAACCTGACCAAGGTCCTTGAAAAATCTAAAAAAAGAGAAGAAATTAAACAACGCTATAATGCGAAACTCAAGCTTAAAAATAAGCAGCGGGGAGATATGATCTCGGCTATCGCCCATGAGTTTAGAAATCCTATTGCTTCTATTATAGGTTATGCACAAACATTACAAGAAGATAAAGATATTCCGCCTGCATTGCATGATAAATTTTTGGGAAAAATATGTAATAACGGTGATAAGATAGAAGCGCTATTAAGCAGGTTAGTACTTTGGAACAAGTTTGAAAGCGGAGAAGCAAAACTTCACCAAAGCACTTTTGACCTTATGAGTCTGACCCAAGAGGTGAAAAGTGCTCTTGTTGATGATAAGTATAAAAGCAGGAAAATTATCATACAGGGTGAACCGCGCCAGCTTGAAGCGGATCGTACATTAATTGAAATAGTCATTAAGAATTTGATTGAGAATGCACTTAAATATTCAAAAGATGATGTTTTGGTCAGTATAACCGATGATCGTTTTTCGGTGAGTGACAAAGGTGTAGGTATCTCTGAGGATGATATTGAGAAAGTGACCAAAAAGTTCTATCGGTCAGGTACACACAACTGGGATAACTCAATGGGGCTCGGACTATCGATTGTCAAAAAAATCCTTCTCCTGCATAATACTGAACTTGAGATCCAAAGTACACTGGACAAAGGTTCTACTTTTTCTTTTAAGATATAA
- a CDS encoding YqiA/YcfP family alpha/beta fold hydrolase → MSKILYLHGFASCGEGNKSRVLGAYFGNENLLAPNLPFAPQEAIETLSTQILGEKPSLLVGSSLGGYYATYLAEKFDIPAVLINPSCKPWETLANYVGWQERFCDAERFEFKQVYLHQLERFSSPPQSSRYLVLLQSEDEVLDYRVAKEQYKEYRVIVEYGGNHRFENIHEYLSMIESFMKS, encoded by the coding sequence ATGTCCAAGATACTCTATCTGCATGGTTTTGCTTCTTGCGGAGAGGGAAATAAGTCCAGAGTACTTGGGGCATACTTTGGTAATGAGAATCTACTTGCACCTAACCTGCCGTTTGCACCGCAAGAGGCTATCGAAACTCTTTCAACCCAGATCTTGGGAGAGAAGCCTTCCCTGCTTGTAGGATCTTCATTAGGTGGTTATTATGCGACCTATCTTGCTGAAAAGTTTGACATTCCTGCTGTATTGATCAACCCTTCATGTAAACCCTGGGAAACCTTGGCAAATTATGTGGGATGGCAAGAGCGTTTTTGTGACGCTGAACGTTTTGAATTTAAACAGGTTTATTTGCACCAGCTTGAAAGATTCTCATCACCGCCTCAAAGCTCACGTTATCTTGTTTTACTACAAAGTGAAGATGAAGTATTGGATTACCGTGTAGCAAAAGAACAGTATAAAGAGTATAGGGTGATCGTTGAGTATGGCGGAAATCACCGTTTTGAAAATATTCACGAATATCTCTCCATGATAGAGAGTTTTATGAAATCTTAG
- a CDS encoding arsenate reductase family protein → MIKVYGIKNCDSVRKALKYLKSHKLDVEFIDFRETPVSDTEISKWLEHSDINTLFNTRGTTYRTLKLKELNLDDQGKKEWLAKENMLIKRPVITVDNHVIVGYNENLYNEILK, encoded by the coding sequence ATGATCAAAGTATATGGGATCAAAAACTGTGACTCGGTTCGTAAAGCACTCAAGTACCTCAAAAGCCATAAGTTGGACGTCGAATTCATAGATTTCAGAGAAACTCCTGTATCTGATACCGAGATCTCTAAATGGCTTGAGCACAGTGATATAAACACACTCTTCAATACAAGGGGGACAACCTACCGTACCCTAAAACTCAAAGAACTCAATCTTGATGATCAGGGGAAAAAAGAGTGGTTAGCAAAAGAGAATATGCTCATCAAACGTCCCGTGATTACAGTGGACAATCATGTAATCGTTGGGTATAATGAGAATTTATATAATGAAATATTAAAATAA
- a CDS encoding CvpA family protein has product MDFSLQNFSMVDFNYFDVTIGAIIIILGIKGFMNGFIKEFFGLAGLVGGVYFASRLSEKAAQFIETNFLQLDNTAILKLIGFLAVLIIIWLGATLIGAILSKLTSASGLGFINRLLGLIIGGGKYFIIFALIVTALSNVKLLKEKVERYTHDSQLYPYLNATGSYLINLDTKSLGMETTSLSEVNETNISSVLSTQTPVVKDDNNSSATTQ; this is encoded by the coding sequence ATGGATTTTTCACTGCAAAACTTTTCAATGGTTGACTTCAACTATTTTGATGTGACAATAGGCGCGATCATCATTATTCTCGGAATCAAAGGCTTTATGAATGGTTTCATCAAAGAGTTTTTTGGATTGGCAGGATTGGTCGGGGGTGTATACTTTGCCTCACGTCTCTCAGAAAAAGCTGCGCAATTCATTGAAACAAATTTCCTGCAACTCGATAATACTGCGATACTTAAACTGATCGGTTTTCTTGCAGTTTTGATCATTATATGGCTTGGTGCGACGCTGATCGGTGCTATCTTATCTAAACTCACTTCTGCGAGCGGATTAGGATTTATCAACCGCCTCTTGGGACTGATCATAGGTGGTGGAAAATACTTCATCATCTTTGCTCTGATCGTTACGGCACTTTCTAATGTTAAACTGCTAAAAGAGAAAGTTGAAAGATATACACATGATAGTCAACTCTATCCTTATCTCAATGCGACCGGTTCTTATCTGATAAACCTGGATACAAAATCACTTGGTATGGAAACGACTTCATTATCAGAAGTGAATGAAACAAATATTTCATCAGTATTGTCCACACAAACACCGGTTGTAAAGGATGATAATAACAGCAGTGCAACGACACAATAA
- a CDS encoding Fur family transcriptional regulator encodes MISYPELLEKFKDLLKCNSLKFTKQRELILKFLYENEDHYTPEDIYMLLKQQHPDINIGIATVYRTLTLLEESKIVSSISFGIQGKKYELGLKKHHDHLICTKCGDIIEFYDETIEKRQEAIAEKFNFKMTGHTMKIEGICEDCQEEALEE; translated from the coding sequence ATGATCTCATATCCTGAGCTTTTAGAAAAATTTAAGGATTTGCTAAAATGTAATTCTCTCAAGTTTACCAAACAAAGAGAGCTTATTTTGAAGTTCTTGTATGAAAATGAGGATCACTATACCCCTGAAGATATCTATATGCTACTGAAACAGCAGCATCCTGATATTAACATCGGTATTGCTACAGTATATCGTACGTTGACATTGCTGGAAGAGTCTAAGATTGTCAGTTCAATCTCTTTTGGGATTCAGGGCAAAAAGTATGAACTGGGGCTTAAAAAGCACCATGATCATCTTATATGTACCAAGTGCGGTGACATCATTGAATTTTATGATGAAACGATAGAAAAACGGCAAGAAGCAATTGCTGAGAAGTTTAACTTCAAGATGACAGGCCATACTATGAAAATCGAAGGTATATGCGAAGATTGCCAAGAAGAAGCATTAGAAGAGTAA
- the gatC gene encoding Asp-tRNA(Asn)/Glu-tRNA(Gln) amidotransferase subunit GatC, whose amino-acid sequence MQIDDKVLANLEKLSHLRIDESKKEEVKNQLTEILAYVDNLNELDTKTLSATFSTLEGGTPMREDIPQGDDTVAKDILCHAPNTKDDFFIVPAIIE is encoded by the coding sequence ATGCAAATTGACGATAAAGTTTTAGCAAATTTAGAAAAACTTTCACACTTACGTATCGATGAGTCAAAAAAAGAAGAAGTTAAAAATCAACTCACAGAGATTCTTGCCTATGTAGATAACCTTAATGAATTGGACACAAAAACCCTTTCAGCTACATTCTCAACACTAGAAGGCGGGACACCCATGAGAGAAGATATTCCACAAGGTGACGACACTGTTGCAAAAGATATCCTATGTCATGCACCTAACACAAAAGATGACTTCTTCATCGTACCTGCAATTATCGAATAG
- a CDS encoding type IV pilus twitching motility protein PilT, which produces MASFDIKKLLQSVVTHGASDLHLVSRTEPQIRLDGRLKPVNLPKLTGDDIEEMCYSLITEKQKQAFEEHDELDFALLLPGIGRFRANYYRTLGDMAAAFRIIPINIPSLDDLGAPQVYKKLVKREKGLILVTGPTGSGKSTTLAAMLNEINETEQKHIVTVEDPVEFIHQNKKCVFSHRGVGEDTKSFAAALKYAMRQDPDIILIGEMRDKETIEAALTAAETGHLVFGTLHTSSAAGTINRIIDVFSGDEQPQIRAMISTSLVAVIAQALLPKLGGGRVAASEILITNHAIANLIREDKVHQIYSQMQLGQGDTGMQTQTQALQKYLNEGLISRDVAMQFANKPSELKI; this is translated from the coding sequence ATGGCAAGCTTCGATATCAAAAAACTACTCCAGAGTGTTGTAACACATGGTGCATCAGACCTTCACTTAGTAAGTCGTACAGAACCACAAATCAGACTTGATGGAAGACTCAAACCAGTCAATCTTCCAAAACTTACCGGTGATGATATCGAAGAGATGTGCTACTCCTTGATCACAGAAAAGCAAAAACAGGCATTTGAAGAGCATGATGAACTAGACTTCGCTCTTTTACTTCCGGGGATTGGGCGTTTCAGGGCAAACTACTATAGAACACTGGGTGATATGGCTGCAGCATTCAGGATCATTCCTATCAATATCCCGTCTCTTGATGATCTGGGAGCACCGCAAGTATATAAAAAACTTGTAAAACGTGAAAAAGGTCTTATCCTGGTTACAGGACCTACAGGTTCAGGTAAATCGACTACTCTTGCGGCTATGCTTAATGAAATCAATGAAACGGAACAGAAACACATCGTTACTGTTGAGGATCCGGTCGAATTTATCCATCAAAATAAAAAATGTGTTTTCTCTCACAGGGGTGTGGGTGAAGATACCAAGTCATTCGCTGCGGCATTGAAGTATGCGATGCGTCAGGATCCGGATATCATCCTGATCGGGGAGATGAGGGATAAAGAGACGATCGAAGCTGCTCTGACTGCTGCGGAAACAGGACACTTGGTATTTGGTACACTGCATACCTCTTCAGCAGCTGGAACGATTAACCGTATTATCGACGTATTTAGCGGAGATGAACAACCACAGATCCGTGCAATGATCTCTACGTCATTGGTTGCCGTAATTGCACAGGCACTACTTCCGAAACTGGGGGGAGGACGTGTGGCTGCATCAGAAATACTTATTACTAACCACGCAATTGCCAACCTGATTCGTGAGGATAAAGTACACCAGATTTACTCACAAATGCAACTTGGTCAAGGTGATACAGGTATGCAAACACAGACACAAGCCCTTCAAAAATACCTTAATGAAGGTTTGATCAGTCGTGATGTAGCAATGCAATTTGCCAATAAACCAAGTGAATTGAAAATATAG
- a CDS encoding ferredoxin-thioredoxin reductase catalytic domain-containing protein produces the protein MLKLDMNSQEFKDEMEKTEKFADKVCESKGWVYGPNADVNEGVIMGLARHKLLYGKRFCPCFMVEEDPEKPGKFRSTDDRICPCKPAIEKEIPEHGICHCQIFCTPEYFEANK, from the coding sequence ATGTTAAAACTAGATATGAATTCACAAGAATTTAAAGATGAGATGGAAAAAACCGAGAAGTTTGCAGATAAAGTTTGTGAATCAAAAGGATGGGTCTACGGTCCAAATGCTGATGTTAATGAAGGTGTAATCATGGGGCTTGCAAGACACAAGCTTCTTTATGGAAAGAGGTTCTGCCCATGTTTTATGGTAGAAGAAGATCCGGAAAAACCAGGTAAGTTTAGAAGTACGGATGACCGTATCTGTCCTTGTAAACCGGCGATAGAAAAAGAGATCCCTGAACACGGTATCTGTCACTGTCAGATCTTCTGTACTCCAGAATACTTTGAAGCAAATAAATAA
- a CDS encoding rhodanese-like domain-containing protein gives MQSTLDKSNIHSEELEALLKEREEGNVDFLLVDVREDMEYKMGHIKGVDLLLPTSSFGQWAQKFAEENKDKTVIFTCRTGNRSGQVQHIFKQHGLDRMINHAGGIVSYRGEIEK, from the coding sequence ATGCAGTCAACATTAGATAAAAGCAATATTCACTCTGAAGAGTTGGAGGCTTTGCTAAAAGAGAGAGAAGAAGGAAACGTAGATTTTCTTCTTGTTGATGTAAGAGAAGATATGGAGTATAAAATGGGACACATCAAAGGTGTGGACCTGCTTTTGCCGACTTCTTCATTTGGTCAGTGGGCTCAAAAGTTTGCTGAGGAGAATAAAGACAAAACTGTTATTTTTACTTGTCGTACAGGTAACAGAAGCGGACAAGTACAACATATTTTTAAGCAACACGGACTTGATCGTATGATCAATCATGCGGGTGGAATTGTTTCTTATCGCGGTGAGATAGAAAAGTAA